The Mariluticola halotolerans nucleotide sequence GTCTATGAAAAGATGATCGAGGACATGGATATCAATGGCGGCGATGTGCTGGACGGGGTGTCTTTGCAGGAAAAGGGCGAGGAAATTTTCGCCCGCATTCTGGCGGTCGCTTCCGGCGAGAAGTCCAAATCAGAACAGCTCGGCTATGGCGACAACGAGTTTGTGCCCTGGCAGATCGGGGCGACGTTCTAGGCCGGGGGGCTTTCACGGTTCAGCAAATGGCGTAGGCTGTGCCCCGGATCATCCATTGTGGGGGGTCACAGGGGGAGGGGCATATGAGCCAGATTCACGTTCGGATCACAGGGCGCGTGCAGGGCGTTGGTTTCCGCTTATGGGTCGCTGAGCAGGCCGGGGCTTTCGGCCTGTCCGGCTGGGTGTGCAATAAAAGCGATGGCGCGGTCGAGGCTGTTTTTGCCGGTGATCAGGCGG carries:
- a CDS encoding acylphosphatase, which encodes MSQIHVRITGRVQGVGFRLWVAEQAGAFGLSGWVCNKSDGAVEAVFAGDQAAVSEMLNRLWQGPSGARVTDVAPEPYEDEVLQGFEVRDDG